Proteins found in one Pocillopora verrucosa isolate sample1 chromosome 12, ASM3666991v2, whole genome shotgun sequence genomic segment:
- the LOC136277373 gene encoding uncharacterized protein: MAVRPFTKEQLNYFKFASIVLNEFAIALRQTFKSMWDNIFGHRPGYQLWDNSTKVRKLFLAEEGGKTKVPIHTSHEEWDCTALFKATIYARSFAMPDSKGHYKTLGELYVKHHKVPLGKFHPSVVSPSGNTAETSALAIDQLRLLRNSLCHSDRSEIDKPTFDQYVQLAKEAFKALGIMTDPIDAIGGLTESDFPTKEVRKLEESLRQETRSYIECLEEVRSGFDKLIAQGNAIKEKVEDLALLEGKIDELKLKMDQDPTDSKPFLPPSNLPSRVPLFTGRQKECEDISRHLTFKRSRIVSIWGSPGFGKTSVATEVGHQLQTGGLPVYFFSMRGLLSKDDLTTQLLSFFKRHSTKDQMPQRMSIEDELLLFLSDISGKFVMILDNADDLLESGAPNVKEDFINLLEAILSQFKNLTFLLTTRQSLEFMDVNFQGHQALRIGPLHESFSETLVGRLLPKATASDCSNIAKICGFLPLAMKLLCSSIAEDNAQPTQFLVSLKESIEDNLLELLDNPDYPSNLRLKLLFESSFQRLSFSEKEALVSLSVLSGDFNHSVASAVMGVKTTLEAKKMLHRLRRKSFLDSSFKPESFSMHKLVLSFARERGQDEMKETMLNSRARLSAFYVSLFEKLNLQFLTGQSMQAFIDFYEEKQNIIQSLMESCSDPKTCEVAFGVLTKAEIFLDSLFWCEGEIIDKIYDHATKEAQAFRKSVFYSQLLVSLAFTEVIWGIHGRSMTLLSKAEGLSLSVDDKRKILCYRGICQLVSGKIDDGAENLQKALCLMSDSPEHQILSVTALQILATYFLFNEKKGTSLELSTKALHECRALGDTSLLVIPPVNNKELRMIEADMPEPDVTTTQPLRLEMICVVSKATEMFSDYETKQAISKCVLKISNQTERQILLHFIGSWTFQRNVKSALEEIFNNPEEASKLCDIRISYHKNTLKQSGKVNAIDRAKPNKNIDLNLHQEGLFKSYLDHGHTLHYMKNYPKAIQSFEYALDIARGLFGEEHPDTAHSYISIGVTQHDLGNFSSALQSHQHALEIRLKLFGEEHSDTAESYVYVGVTQYASGDFLSALQSLQHALDIRVKLFGEEHQDTAQSYFDLGVTLHALGNFSSALQSNQRALEIRLKLFGEEHPDTAESYVNVGGTLHASGDFLSALQSHQHALDIRDFLSALQSHQHALDIRVKLFGEEHQDTAWSYFDLGATQYALGNFSSALQSNQRALEIRLKLFGEEHSDTAGSYFNIGVTQHASGDFLSALQSHQHALDIRVKLFGEEHQDTAQSYFDLGVTQHTSRDFLSALQSHQHAFDIRVKLFGEEHQDTAQSYFDLGATQYALGNFSSALQSNQRALEIRLKLFGEEHSDTAESYFNIGVTQHASGDFLSALQSHQHALDIRVKLFGEEHQDTAQSYFHLGATQYALGNFSSALQSNQRALEVRLKLFGEEHSDTAESYFNIGVTQHASGDFMAALQSYQHALDIRVKLFGEEHQDTAQSYFHLGATQYALGDFLSALQSHQHALDIRVKLFGEEHQDTARSYFDLGATQYALGNFSSALQSNQRALEIRLKLFGEEHSDTAESYVNIGVTQHASGDFLSALQSHQHALDIRVKLFGEEHQDTAWSYFDLGATQYALGNFSLALQSNQRALEIRLKLFGEEHPDTAGSYFNIGVTQHASGDFLSALQSHQHVLDIRVKLFGEEHQDTAKSYFDLGVTQHASRDFLSALQSHQHAFDIRVKLFGEEHQDTAQSYFDLGATQYALGNFSSALQSNQRALEIRLKLFGEEHSDTAESYFNIGVTQHASGDFLSALQSHQHALDIRVKLFGEEHQDTAQSYFHLGATQYALGNFSSALHSNQRALEVRLKLFGEEHSDTAESYVNIGATQHASGDFLAALQSHQHALDIRVKLFGEEHQDTARSYFDLGATQYALAFQSYQHALDIRVKLFGEEHSDTARSYFDLGATQHASGDFLSALQSHQHALDIRVKLFGEEHQDTARSYFDLGTTQYALGNFSSALQSNQRALEIRLKLFGEEHSDTAESYFNIGVTQHAAGDFLSALQSYQHALDIRVKLFGEEHQDTAWSYFDLGATQYALGNFSLALQSNQRALEIRLKLFGEEHPDTAGSYFNIGVTQHASGDFLSALQSHQHVLDIRVKLFGEEHQDTAQSYFDLGVTQHASRDFLSALQSHQHAFDIRVKLFGEEHQDTAQSYFDLGATQYALGNFSSALQSNQRALEIRLKLFGEEHSDTAESYFNIGVT, translated from the exons ATGGCTGTACGGCCTTTTACGAAAGAGCagctgaattattttaaattcgCCTCAATTGTTCTGAATGAGTTCGCCATTGCTTTGCGTCAGACGTTCAAATCCATGTGGGACAACATATTTGGACATCGTCCCGGGTATCAGCTGTGGGATAACTCCACGAAAGTAAGAAAGTTGTTTCTCGCTGAAGAAGGTGGAAAAACCAAAGTTCCTATACACACCTCTCATGAAGAATGGGATTGTACCGCCCTGTTCAAGGCCACCATCTATGCAAGGTCTTTCGCTATGCCAGATAGCAAAGGTCATTATAAAACACTTGGTGAACTGTACGTTAAGCACCATAAAGTACCTCTTGGAAAGTTCCATCCATCTGTTGTGAGTCCAAGTGGAAATACAGCTGAAACCTCCGCTCTCGCGATTGATCAGCTTCGACTTTTACGAAACTCGCTTTGTCACTCAGACAGGTCAGAGATTGATAAACCAACCTTTGATCAATACGTGCAGCTCGCTAAAGAAGCGTTCAAAGCTCTTGGTATCATGACAGACCCCATTGATGCCATCGGTGGATTGACAGAGTCTGACTTTCCCACCAAGGAAGTCCGCAAATTGGAAGAAAGTCTTAGACAGGAGACCAGATCATATATCGAGTGTCTTGAAGAAGTAAGATCAGGTTTCGACAAATTAATAGCACAGGGAAATGCTATAAAGGAAAAAGTTGAAGACCTCGCATTGCTGGAGGGAAAAATAGATGAATTGAAACTTAAGATGGATCAAGATCCAACAG ATTCAAAGCCATTCCTTCCACCATCAAATCTTCCCTCAAGGGTTCCCCTCTTCACTGGCCGTCAGAAAGAATGTGAAGACATCAGCCGTCACTTAACTTTCAAACGTTCTCGGATCGTTTCGATATGGGGTTCGCCTGGTTTTGGTAAAACTTCTGTGGCAACTGAAGTCGGACATCAACTCCAAACTGGAGGACTTCCCGTATACTTCTTCTCCATGAGAGGGCTTCTTTCAAAAGACGATCTGACTACGCAGCTTCTGAGCTTCTTTAAAAGACACTCCACAAAAGATCAAATGCCTCAGCGGATGTCCATAGAAGACGAACTTTTGCTCTTTCTAAGCGACATTTCAGGTAaatttgtgatgattcttgACAATGCCGATGACTTACTCGAAAGTGGAGCGCCCAATGTAAAGGAGGATTTCATAAACCTTCTGGAAGCCATTCTTAGTCAATTCAAAAACTTAACATTTCTTCTTACCACAAGGCAATCTCTTGAATTTATGGATGTGAATTTTCAAGGCCATCAAGCATTAAGAATAGGACCATTACACGAGTCCTTCTCTGAAACGTTAGTCGGCAGATTACTTCCAAAAGCGACCGCGTCTGACTGCTCGAATATTGCAAAAATCTGCGGGTTCTTACCTTTGGCCATGAAACTGTTGTGTTCCTCTATTGCTGAAGATAATGCTCAGCCGACTCAATTTTTAGTTAGCCTCAAGGAATCTATAGAAGATAACCTTTTGGAGCTGTTGGACAATCCAGACTATCCAAGCAATCTGCGATTGAAGCTCCTCTTTGAATCCTCTTTTCAGCGACTCTCTTTCTCAGAGAAAGAAGCACTGGTATCACTTAGTGTTCTTTCTGGAGATTTTAACCACTCAGTTGCTTCAGCTGTCATGGGTGTAAAAACTACTCTGGAGGCCAAGAAAATGTTGCATAGGCTTCGGAGAAAATCCTTCCTCGACTCTAGCTTCAAACCTGAGTCATTTTCGATGCATAAGTTGGTTCTGTCGTTTGCAAGGGAAAGAggtcaagatgaaatgaaagaaaccatGCTGAACTCCAGAGCACGTTTGTCTGCATTTTACGTCTCTCTTTTCGAGAAGCTAAATCTACAGTTTTTGACAGGACAATCCATGCAAGCATTTATTGATTTCTATGAAGAGAAGCAGAATATTATTCAGAGTTTAATGGAGAGCTGTTCCGACCCTAAGACCTGTGAAGTTGCATTTGGTGTCCTGACAAAAGCAGAAATCTTTCTAGATTCCCTTTTCTGGTGCGAGGGGGAAATCATCGACAAAATTTACGATCacgcaactaaagaagctcagGCGTTTAGAAAAAGCGTATTCTACAGTCAGTTACTGGTGTCCTTGGCATTCACCGAAGTGATTTGGGGGATACATGGAAGATCGATGACGCTGCTCTCTAAAGCCGAGGGCCTTTCTTTGTCGgtagatgataaaagaaagattcTGTGTTATAGAGGCATCTGTCAGCTGGTTTCAGGGAAAATAGACGACGGAGCTGAGAACTTACAGAAAGCTCTTTGCTTGATGAGTGACAGCCccgaacaccaaattcttagcGTAACTGCTTTGCAAATTCTTGctacttactttctttttaatgaaaagaaaggaacTTCACTGGAACTTTCCACTAAAGCCTTACACGAATGCAGAGCATTAGGAGACACAAGTCTCCTTGTTATTCCTCCAGTGAATAACAAAGAATTGAGAATGATCGAGGCAGATATGCCGGAACCAGACGTTACAACCACTCAACCACTTAGATTAGAAATGATTTGCGTTGTTAGCAAAGCAACAGAAATGTTCTCTGATTATGAGACAAAGCAAGCAATAAGCAAATGTGTGCTAAAGATCTCAAATCAAACAGAAAGGCAGATCCTCCTACATTTCATTGGTTCATGGACCTTCCAACGCAACGTCAAGTCAGCGCTTGAAGAAATATTCAATAATCCCGAGGAAGCATCAAAGTTGTGCGACATACGGATCAGTTACCATAAAAATACCTTAAAACAAAGTGGAAAAGTTAATGCAATAGATAGAGCTAAACCCAACAAGAATATTgatttaaatttgcatcaagaagGACTATTTAAAAGCTATTTGGACCATGGCCACACTCTTCATTACATGAAAAACTATCCTAAAGCTATTCAGTCCTTTGAATATGCCCTTGACATCGCAAGAGGACTGTTCGGggaggaacacccagacacagctcataGTTATatttctatcggagtaacacaacatgatttaggcaatttctcgtcagcacttcagtcccatcagcatgctcttgaaataagacttaaactcttcggagaagaacactcagacacagctgagagttacgTTTATGTCGGAGTAACACAGTATGCCTCAggtgactttttgtcagcacttcagtcccttcagcatgctcttgacataagagttaaactcttcggtgaagaacaccaagacacagctcagagttactttgaCCTTGGAGTAACATtacatgctttaggcaatttctcgtcagcacttcagtctaATCAGCGTGCActtgaaataagacttaaactcttcggagaagaacacccagacacagctgagagttacgTTAATGTCGGAGGAACACTgcatgcctcaggagactttttgtcagcacttcagtcccatcagcatgctcttgacataaga gactttttgtcagcacttcagtcccatcagcatgctcttgacataagagttaaactctttggcgaagaacaccaagacacagcttGGAGTTACTTTGATCTCGGAGCAACACaatatgctttaggcaatttctcgtcagcacttcagtccaatcagcgtgctcttgaaataagacttaaactcttcggggaagaacactcagacacagctggGAGTTACTTTaatatcggagtaacacaacatgcctcaggagactttttgtcagcacttcagtcccatcagcatgctcttgacataagagttaaactcttcggcgaagaacaccaagacacagctcagagttactttgatcttggagtaacacaacatacctcaagagactttttgtcagcacttcagtcccatcagcatgcttttgacataagagttaaactctttggcgaagaacaccaagacacagctcagagttactttgaTCTTGGGGCAACACaatatgctttaggcaatttctcgtcagcacttcagtccaatcagcgtgctcttgaaataagacttaaactcttcggggaagaacactcagacacagctgagagttactttaatatcggagtaacacagcatgcctcaggagactttttgtcagcacttcagtcccatcagcatgctcttgacataagagttaaactcttcggcgaagaacaccaagacacagctcagagttactttcaTCTTGGAGCAACACaatatgctttaggcaatttctcgtcagcacttcagtccaatcagcgtgctcttgaagtaagacttaaactcttcggggaagaacactcagacacagctgagagttactttaatatcggagtaacacagcatgcctcaggagactttatggcagcacttcagtcctatcagcatgctcttgacataagagttaaactcttcggcgaagaacaccaagacacagctcagagttactttcaTCTTGGAGCAACACaatatgctttag gagactttttgtcagcacttcagtcccatcagcatgctcttgacataagagttaaactcttcggcgaagaacaccaagacacagctcgGAGTTACTTTGATCTCGGAGCAACACaatatgctttaggcaatttctcgtcagcacttcagtccaatcagcgtgctcttgaaataagacttaaactcttcggggaagaacactcagacacagctgagagttacgttaatatcggagtaacacagcatgcctcaggagactttttgtcagcacttcagtcccatcagcatgctcttgacataagagttaaactctttggcgaagaacaccaagacacagcttGGAGTTACTTTGATCTCGGAGCAACACaatatgctttaggcaatttctcgttagcacttcagtccaatcagcgtgctcttgaaataagacttaagctcttcggggaagaacacccagacacagctggGAGTTACTTTaatatcggagtaacacaacatgcctcaggagactttttgtcagcacttcagtcccatcagcatgttcttgacataagagttaaactcttcggcgaagaacaccaagacacagctaAGAGTTACTTTGAtcttggagtaacacaacatgcctcaagagactttttgtcagcacttcagtcccatcagcatgcttttgacataagagttaaactctttggcgaagaacaccaagacacagctcagagttactttgaTCTTGGGGCAACACaatatgctttaggcaatttctcgtcagcacttcagtccaatcagcgtgctcttgaaataagacttaaactcttcggggaagaacactcagacacagctgagagttactttaatatcggagtaacacagcatgcctcaggagactttttgtcagcacttcagtcccatcagcatgctcttgacataagagttaaactcttcggcgaagaacaccaagacacagctcagagttactttcaTCTTGGAGCAACACaatatgctttaggcaatttctcgtcagcacttcactccaatcagcgtgctcttgaagtaagacttaaactcttcggggaagaacactcagacacagctgagagttacgTTAATATCGGAGCAACACAgcatgcctcaggagactttttggcagcacttcagtcccatcagcatgctcttgacataagagttaaactcttcggcgaagaacaccaagacacagctcgGAGTTACTTTGATCTCGGAGCAACACaatatgctttag catttCAGTCCtatcagcatgctcttgacataagagttaaactcttcggcgaagaacattCAGACACAGCTCGGAGTTACTTTGATCTCGGAGCAACACAgcatgcctcaggagactttttgtcagcacttcagtcccatcagcatgctcttgacataagagttaaactcttcggcgaagaacaccaagacacagctcgGAGTTACTTTGATCTCGGAACAACACaatatgctttaggcaatttctcgtcagcacttcagtccaatcagcgtgctcttgaaataagacttaaactcttcggggaagaacactcagacacagctgagagttactTTAATATCGGAGTAACACAGCATGCCgcaggagactttttgtcagcacttcagtcctatcagcatgctcttgacataagagttaaactctttggcgaagaacaccaagacacagcttGGAGTTACTTTGATCTCGGAGCAACACaatatgctttaggcaatttctcgttagcacttcagtccaatcagcgtgctcttgaaataagacttaaactcttcggggaagaacacccagacacagctggGAGTTACTTTaatatcggagtaacacaacatgcctcaggagactttttgtcagcacttcagtcccatcagcatgttcttgacataagagttaaactcttcggcgaagaacaccaagacacagctcagagttactttgatcttggagtaacacaacatgcctcaagagactttttgtcagcacttcagtcccatcagcatgcttttgacataagagttaaactctttggcgaagaacaccaagacacagctcagagttactttgaTCTTGGGGCAACACaatatgctttaggcaatttctcgtcagctcttcagtccaatcagcgtgctcttgaaataagacttaaactcttcggggaagaacactcagacacagctgagagttactTTAATATCGGAGTAACATAg